The DNA segment GGTGCTCACCGTCGTCGGCGGGAAGCTGACCACCTACCGCGCGATGGCGGCCGACGCGGTGGACGCCGTCGTCGTCCGGCTGGGCCGGGGTGCCCGCCGCTCGCCGACCGCCCGGCTGCCGCTGGTCGGCGCCGCGCCGGCCGGCACGCTGGCCCGGGTCGACGCCCCGGCCCGGCTGGTGCGCCGGTACGGCACCGAGGCGCCGGTGGTGGCGGGGCTCGGGGGAGGTCCGGTGGTCGAGGGGCGGCCGGAGACGCTGGGGGAGCTGAGGTTCGCGGTGCGGGCCGAGGGTGCACGCTCCGTGGCCGACCTGCTGGACCGCCGGACCAGGATCGGCCTGGTGGGAGCCGAGCGGGCGGCGGCGGTGGACGCCGCGGCGTCGGTGATCCGCTCCGAAGGGTGACCGGTCCGGGTCAACCCCGGCGGTGTGGTGCCGATGACAGCTCTGCAGGGGGACGAACGGGCGTCACTGCACGACGGGGGTGGCGACGTGAGCGAGCTCGCGAGTGGACACGGCCGGGCGACGGGGACGACGACACCGTCCTCGTGGTGGTTGGTCGACGCCGAGCAGCGGGTCCTCGCCGGGCCGTTCGGCAGCCGGCTGGACGCCGCGCTGGCCGAGCTCTCCTCCCCGGGCGTCGAGGTCGCGCCGCTGTACCCGGCGCACGGTGTCCGCCGGGACGACGGCACGCTGGCCTCCCGGTTCTCCCCGGACGATCGAGCCTGGCTGGCCCACCTGTCCGACCAGCTCGACCGGCTCGCCGACGACTGGGACGCCCTGATCGACGACGCCGACCCGCTGACCGGGCTGGTCTGCGAGGTGGCGGCCGCGGTGGCCGAGGCCGGCCTGCCGCTGCACGACTGCGCCGGGCGCACCGAGAGCCGGCAGCTGGGCGGGGTCTGCCTGACCCCCGCGCCGGGCGAGCACGGGGTGCTCGTCTCCTGGACCCAGCACGACCGGATGGCGCTGGGCCGGGTCCGCGGGCACGCCGCCGACCTCGCCGCGCAGGACGTCATGAACCACGCGCTCGCCGGGGTGCTGGCCGCCTTCGGCTTCGAGCTCGAGCCGTTCGGCGACGCCTCCGGGCACATCGTGCGGGCTGCCGGTTCGCCTTCAGGTCTCACTGAGTGGGAATGACTTCCCACTGAGTGGACCGGTACGAGAGCATCGCCCCGTGGACACCTACACCCACGGGCACGCCGACCCGGTCCTGCAGTCCCACCGCTGGCGCACGGTGGAGAACTCCGCCGGGTACCTCGCCCCGCACCTGCGCCCCGGGCTGGACCTGCTCGACGTGGGCTGCGGCCCGGGCACGATCACCGTCGACCTCGCGGCCCGGGTGGCGCCGGGGCGGGTGGTCGGGCTCGACGTCTCGCCGGCGCCGCTCGACGAGGCGCGGGCGGCGGCCGAGCGCGCCGGGGTGGACGTCGAGTTCGCCGTCGGCGACGTCTACGCGCTGGAGGCGGCCGACGGCTCCTTCGACGTGGTGCACGCCCACCAGGTGCTGCAGCACCTCACCGACCCGGTCGCCGCGCTGCGGGAGATGGCCCGGGTGTGCCGGCCCGGCGGGCTGGTCGCCGTCCGGGACGTCGACTACGCGGCCACCACCTGGTTTCCGGCGAACCCCGGGCTGGACCGCTGGCTGGCGCTCTACGGGCTGGTGGCCCGCCGCAACGACGCCGAGCCGGACGCCGGACGCCGGTTGCTCTCCTGGGCGCACGCCGCCGGCCTGCGCGAGGTGACCGCCACGACGTCGGCCTGGTGCTACGCCTCCCCGGCCGAGCGCGCGTGGTGGGGGAGCTCCTGGGCCGGGCGGGCGACCGCGTCCGCCTTCGCCGAGCAGGCCGTGGCCTACGGCCTGGCCTCCGCCGGTGAACTGGC comes from the Modestobacter italicus genome and includes:
- a CDS encoding methyltransferase domain-containing protein, translated to MDTYTHGHADPVLQSHRWRTVENSAGYLAPHLRPGLDLLDVGCGPGTITVDLAARVAPGRVVGLDVSPAPLDEARAAAERAGVDVEFAVGDVYALEAADGSFDVVHAHQVLQHLTDPVAALREMARVCRPGGLVAVRDVDYAATTWFPANPGLDRWLALYGLVARRNDAEPDAGRRLLSWAHAAGLREVTATTSAWCYASPAERAWWGSSWAGRATASAFAEQAVAYGLASAGELAAIAAAWQEWAAADDGWLGMLHGELLIKVT